The Anabaena sp. WA102 genome contains a region encoding:
- a CDS encoding Uma2 family endonuclease, translating into MVVSASTTKITWELLPEDFVLDDEPVDNVNQPSLAAALTESLELAGKLPETALATTNYGICATVNGKFVIKAPDWAYVPQITVPREQIQRSYTPHKQGQIPAVVMEFLSDPDGSEYSNKHTYPPGKWFYYEQVLQVPNYIIFQPDIGELEIYHLHEHGHYKLRSSDENNRYWLTEMELFIGVWQGKRENRQGYWLRWWDQDGNLLLWGSELVQQERLAKETALKRLEELEKRLRDAGISD; encoded by the coding sequence ATGGTTGTAAGTGCTTCGACCACCAAAATCACTTGGGAACTCTTACCCGAAGACTTCGTTTTAGACGATGAACCTGTGGATAATGTCAATCAACCCAGTCTGGCAGCAGCACTCACGGAAAGCCTAGAACTTGCTGGCAAACTTCCAGAAACTGCCCTTGCTACCACCAATTACGGCATCTGCGCCACAGTTAATGGCAAATTTGTCATCAAAGCCCCTGACTGGGCTTACGTGCCGCAAATTACAGTGCCTAGAGAACAAATCCAACGCAGTTACACCCCCCACAAACAGGGACAAATTCCTGCGGTGGTAATGGAATTTCTTTCTGATCCAGATGGTAGTGAATATTCTAATAAACACACCTATCCTCCTGGAAAATGGTTTTATTATGAACAAGTTTTACAAGTTCCTAACTACATCATTTTTCAACCAGATATTGGTGAATTAGAAATATATCACTTGCATGAACATGGACACTATAAATTGCGTTCCTCAGATGAAAATAACCGTTACTGGTTAACTGAAATGGAATTATTTATTGGTGTTTGGCAAGGAAAACGCGAAAACCGTCAAGGTTATTGGTTACGCTGGTGGGATCAAGATGGTAATTTGCTACTTTGGGGTTCTGAGTTAGTGCAACAAGAACGACTTGCTAAAGAAACTGCCTTAAAACGTTTGGAAGAGTTAGAAAAACGCCTTCGAGATGCTGGCATTTCTGACTAA